In a single window of the Aquarana catesbeiana isolate 2022-GZ linkage group LG13, ASM4218655v1, whole genome shotgun sequence genome:
- the CTSK gene encoding cathepsin K, translating to MYWIYLLSIALPLVRGTLYWGDVLDSEWELWKKTHDKQYNSQLDEMKRKQIWEKNLKLITTHNIEYSQGKHTYDLAMNHLGDMTSEEVVQTMTGLRVPSKRQSNNTYEPDWTTRIPKYIDYRKKGYVTPVQNQGACGSCWAFSSVGALEGQLMKKTGDLVSLSPQNLVDCDADNYGCQGGYMTNAFGYVRDNNGIDSDAIYPYIGKDEGCLYKPSGKAAGCNGFKEIPIGDEKALKRAVAQVGPVSVSIDASQPSFQFYNKGVYYDKNCDPEGINHAILAVGYGNLKGTKHWIVKNSWGTQWGRKGFALLARDKKNACGIANLASFPLM from the exons ATGTATTGGATTTACCTACTTAGTATTGCACTTCCATTGGTGAGGGGCACCTTGTACTGGGGTGACGTACTAGACTCTGAATGGGAATTGTGGAAGAAGACCCATGACAAACAGTATAACAGCCAA CTGGATGAGATGAAGAGAAAGCAAATCTGGGAGAAGAATCTGAAGCTGATCACCACCCATAACATAGAATACTCCCAGGGGAAGCACACTTACGATCTGGCTATGAACCACCTGGGAGACATG ACCAGTGAGGAAGTAGTTCAGACTATGACTGGACTAAGAGTTCCATCCAAGCGGCAGTCCAACAATACCTATGAGCCTGACTGGACAACCCGCATCCCAAAATACATTGACTACAGAAAGAAGGGATACGTGACTCCAGTACAAAATCAG GGTGCCTGTGGTTCATGTTGGGCATTTAGTTCCGTAGGAGCTTTGGAGGGCCAGCTCATGAAGAAGACCGGAGACCTGGTCTCCCTCAGTCCCCAGAACCTTGTGGACTGTGATGCAGATAACTATGGCTGTCAGGGTGGATACATGACCAATGCTTTTGGCTATGTAAGGGATAACAATGGCATCGACTCGGATGCGATTTATCCATATATCGGAAAG GATGAAGGCTGTCTCTACAAGCCATCTGGAAAAGCTGCGGGTTGCAATGGTTTCAAAGAAATTCCTATAGGGGATGAGAAGGCCCTGAAAAGAGCAGTTGCACAGGTTGGCCCTGTGTCGGTCAGTATCGATGCTAGTCAACCCTCCTTTCAGTTCTACAATAAAG GAGTTTATTATGACAAAAACTGTGACCCTGAGGGGATCAATCATGCTATCCTGGCTGTTGGCTATGGAAATCTGAAGGGGACAAAGCACTGGATCGTCAAGAATAG CTGGGGAacacaatggggaagaaaaggATTTGCACTGCTAGCCAGAGACAAGAAAAATGCCTGCGGTATCGCCAACCTTGCCAGCTTTCCACTGATGTGA